The Luteitalea sp. genomic interval GCTCGCGGAGTCGCGGTTCAGCAGGAGCGCCAGGTCGCTGTCCAGCTTGGCCTGCTGGATCAGCTCCCAGATCTGCTGCTGGAGGTGCGGGAGCTTGGACGGATCCAATTGCTCCAGCGCGTAGTACTCGTCGACCAGGCGACTCAGCTCCTCAATCTCGCCGTAGCCCTCGGCCGTGGTCATCGGCGGCGTGAGGTGGTCGACGATTACGGCGTGGCTGCGGCGCTTTGCCTGCGCTCCTTCGCCCGGGTCATTGATGATGAACGGATAGACGAGCGGGACGTCGCCAAGGAGCAGGTCGGGGTAGCACTCGCCGGACAGGCCAA includes:
- a CDS encoding cobalt chelatase, translating into RGYGMDPAAIYHMPDLPPPHPYVALYRWLTEPRERGGWGADAIVHVGKHGTLEWLPGKGLGLSGECYPDLLLGDVPLVYPFIINDPGEGAQAKRRSHAVIVDHLTPPMTTAEGYGEIEELSRLVDEYYALEQLDPSKLPHLQQQIWELIQQAKLDSDLALLLNRDSAS